The window AAAATTCACTGGAAGTATATCCAAGAGGAACTATCATTAAAATATCTATATCCTGAGGTATTTTAAGCAGTTTTTTTATAGGTTCAGGATAAAATGCACCAACCCAGCAACTCCCAACTCCATAATTTCTCGCAGTTAAAATAAGATGGTCAATTGCAATTGTTACATCCACAAGATAACAGTTGTCTTTTAATGGCTCATATGGATTTGGATATTTCTTCCCACAACAAATAACTACACAATCTGCCTCTGCAATAAATGACTGATTATAGGAATATTTTGCTATCTTACTTTTTTTATCTTTATCCTTTACAACAATGAAATACCATGGTTGTTTATTATTTCCTGATGGAGCTACTCTCGTACCTTCAAAAATTTTTTTCAATATATCTTCCGGGATTTCCTTTTTGTTGTAACTTCTTATACTTCTTCTTGTCTTTATAACATCTTCAAATTCCATTTAAAACCTCCTTTTTTAAAATATATTCCACAAAACCAAAAAATGTCAATTTTTATATTATGAAAAAATAACTAAAAGGGGTAGATAGATGAATGAAAAATTAAAGTTCAATTTAATTGTTAAATAACTTTCAAACTTTGAATTTTAATACATATTCTAAAAGGTCTTTTAATGAAGTTGTTGCCACTCCACATACTTTATCTGCTGCTCCATAATAAACAAAAATTTCTCCATCTATCAAAACTGTACCTGTGGGAAAAACAACATTTGGTATATCTCCTACTTTTTCATAATTTTCTTCTGGTTCAAGAATAGGATAGGGTGAACGAGCAATAACTTTTTCTGGATGGTTTAAATCTAAAAGAACTACTCCTGTCCTGTAAACAAAATTTTTATCAACACCGTGATATATAAGAAGCCATCCTTCTTCTGTTTTTATAGGTGGTGGACCTGAACCTATTTTTTTCTCTTCCCATGGATATTCTGGTTTAAGTAGAAGTTTATTTTCACCCCAGTTTTTTAAATCTGTTGAATAAGCAAGCCAGATACTTGGTTTATCAGTTCCAAACTTTTCTCCTATCCATTCAGTGGGTCTGTGTAGTAAAAGATATTTTCCATCTATCTTTTCTGGAAAAAGAACACCAT is drawn from bacterium and contains these coding sequences:
- a CDS encoding glycosidase, encoding MKLKRWSGNPILTPNPEIEWEKEAVYNPGAFLHQGKIYLLYRAVGEYELYSSRFGLAISKDGLHFERVSDKPVFEPYANYDKGGCEDPRIVKIENEFFITYAALPNPPSKSGNFIEVMQKLKVDPLYPRIHVFSHTGLLSSFDLYNFKRMGIITPPEIDDRDGVLFPEKIDGKYLLLHRPTEWIGEKFGTDKPSIWLAYSTDLKNWGENKLLLKPEYPWEEKKIGSGPPPIKTEEGWLLIYHGVDKNFVYRTGVVLLDLNHPEKVIARSPYPILEPEENYEKVGDIPNVVFPTGTVLIDGEIFVYYGAADKVCGVATTSLKDLLEYVLKFKV
- a CDS encoding nitroreductase family protein, whose amino-acid sequence is MEFEDVIKTRRSIRSYNKKEIPEDILKKIFEGTRVAPSGNNKQPWYFIVVKDKDKKSKIAKYSYNQSFIAEADCVVICCGKKYPNPYEPLKDNCYLVDVTIAIDHLILTARNYGVGSCWVGAFYPEPIKKLLKIPQDIDILMIVPLGYTSSEFYESKNRKDLKEFVFKEEFNKPFF